In Archaeoglobus profundus DSM 5631, the sequence TTCGAAGCTTTAATTCAAAAAGCCAACGGTGCAAATTACAGCTACAACTCTTTCAGCAGAGCTAAGAGAAAGTTAGAGGAAATGAACCTAAGATTGGAAGACATCTTAAAATATTTAAGAGGAACACAGCTTCCTTAAGAGAACTTCACTTTCTCTCGTTCCCTTTGCAATTAGAACATCACCAGCAAAGACTTTCGTTCCAGCACTTGGTTTAGTTATCCACTTCTTTCCTCTCCTTATGGCTATCACATGCATACCGGTGTTTGTTTCAACCTTAGCCTCACCTAAAGTCTTTCCGTGAAGTTTGGAGCCTTTCTTGACCTCTATCATCGTTATAACTTCATCAGTCTCTTTCATAGCTGACAGAAATATCGGATGTATATCCATTTTTTCAAGAACTATTTCAGCAATCTCCTTTGCTGAATCAGCGATCTGTTCACTTGAATATGCCAAATCGAGTAAAGCAATGAGTGTTTTTATTTCCTCTTCCTTAAAGTACCTACTACTCTTGAGAACCCAGTACTGGAGATCAAACTTCATGTTATCTATTCTTTCCTCCAAGTAGGCCACTTCCTGAGCTATGTCCTCGTTGTTGTACAGTATGGAGGAATAGCTTAAATCGACAGCCAACTCTGACAGGTTCTTCATATCTGCGAGAATGTCTATCGCCTTGTCTAAATCTTCTATCTCTATCTCAACTTCCTCCTTCTCTATTTCAACTCTCTTACCCGTGACCATCTCAAAAAATTTCGGAACCCCACTGATATCCCCTCTCGCAAAGAGAACATCGCCGACCAGCACCTTCGTATCCCTGTTCGGATTGAAAATCCACTCAAATCCCCTCTTTATAGCTATGACCCTCATTCCAGTTCTTGTATGTAACTTAACCTCTCCCAGCGTCTTGTTTGCTACTTCACCTTCCACGCTCACAACAGCTTTGACAAGAGTTTCCTCAAGCTGTGTGAT encodes:
- a CDS encoding potassium channel family protein codes for the protein MRTIKDILIDLKNTTELIVDLAYSALLFDMEDIAEEVLDLESKILDLLHELRFLAIVSTRSRDVAKALSSILQIGSASQKIGNAAGDVAALVLRGFKLTREIVKAIITQLEETLVKAVVSVEGEVANKTLGEVKLHTRTGMRVIAIKRGFEWIFNPNRDTKVLVGDVLFARGDISGVPKFFEMVTGKRVEIEKEEVEIEIEDLDKAIDILADMKNLSELAVDLSYSSILYNNEDIAQEVAYLEERIDNMKFDLQYWVLKSSRYFKEEEIKTLIALLDLAYSSEQIADSAKEIAEIVLEKMDIHPIFLSAMKETDEVITMIEVKKGSKLHGKTLGEAKVETNTGMHVIAIRRGKKWITKPSAGTKVFAGDVLIAKGTRESEVLLRKLCSS